The DNA segment GTCCGGGCGAGGCGCCCGCCGGTGCCGCGGCGGGCGGCCGCGCCGCAGGAGGTGGCCGCGCCGCAGGAGAGCGAGGGCGCCTGGCGCAGGGCCGGGAGCGCCGGATGCTGCGTCCGGCCACCTGACCGATGCGGCGGCTGGCCATCACCGGCGGCGGGACCGGCGGCCACCTCTACCCGGGGATCGCGGTGGCGGAGGCGCTGCTCACGCGCTTCCCCGACGCGCACGTGCGCTTCTTCGCCGGCGACCGGCTGGAGCGCCAGGTCCTCCCCGCACTCGGGTGGCCGCTGGAGGTGATCCCCGCGCGCCCGCTGCCCCGTCGTGCGCAGCCGTCGGCGGCCGCGGCCCTGGCGGTGACGCTGTGGGGTGCGGCGGTGGCGGCGCGGCGCCTGCGCGCCTTCCGCCCGCAGGCGGTGCTGGCCACCGGTGGGTACGTGGCCGGGCCGGTGGGGCTGGCGGCCCGCCTGCTGGGGATCCCCCTGGTCGTCCAGGAGCAGAACGTCGTCCCGGGCCTGACCAACCGGCTGCTGGCCCGGTGGGCCAGGGCGGTGTCGGCGCCGTTGGGCGTGGGCGAGGGATTTCCACCCGGCCGGGTGGTGGTCACCGGCGTCCCCGTGCGCAGCGGGGCGCTGAGCGGGGACCGCGCCCGCGCCGCCGCAGCGTACGGGCTGGTGCCGGAGCGCCCCACTGTGCTGGTCCTGGGCGGCAGCCAGGGGGCGGCGGGCCTGAACCGGCTGGTGTCGGAGGCCCTGACCCCCCTGGCCGCGCTCCCGATCCAGGTCCTCCACCAGACCGGGCCCGACCACCTGGCCTGGGTGCAGGGCGAGGTGGCGCGGCGCGGGCCGCAGGCCGTCCTGCGCCACGTGGCCGTGCCCTACATCGACGCCATCGGGGACGCCTACGCCGCCGCCGACCTGGTGGTCTGCCGCTCCGGCGCCTCCACCCTCGCCGAGGTGACGGCGTGGGGGCTGCCCGCCGTGCTGATCCCCTATCCCCATGCGCTGGCCGGGGAACAGGAGGCCAACGCGCGGGTGCTGGCGCAGGCCGGGGCCGCTGAGGTGTACCGTGAGGGCGACCTGACCCCTGCCCGCCTGGCGGAGCGCCTGCGGGCGCTGCTGCAGGACCCGGAGCGCCGCCGGGCCATGGGCGAGGCCAGCCGCCGGCTGGGGCGACCGGACGCCGCGGAGCGGGTCGTGGACCTGCTGCTGCA comes from the Armatimonadota bacterium genome and includes:
- the murG gene encoding undecaprenyldiphospho-muramoylpentapeptide beta-N-acetylglucosaminyltransferase, translating into MRRLAITGGGTGGHLYPGIAVAEALLTRFPDAHVRFFAGDRLERQVLPALGWPLEVIPARPLPRRAQPSAAAALAVTLWGAAVAARRLRAFRPQAVLATGGYVAGPVGLAARLLGIPLVVQEQNVVPGLTNRLLARWARAVSAPLGVGEGFPPGRVVVTGVPVRSGALSGDRARAAAAYGLVPERPTVLVLGGSQGAAGLNRLVSEALTPLAALPIQVLHQTGPDHLAWVQGEVARRGPQAVLRHVAVPYIDAIGDAYAAADLVVCRSGASTLAEVTAWGLPAVLIPYPHALAGEQEANARVLAQAGAAEVYREGDLTPARLAERLRALLQDPERRRAMGEASRRLGRPDAAERVVDLLLQAAGLEVRRSVVLPTAGARLRRHGGAAR